One Coprobacter fastidiosus genomic window, TTAGAAACTTAATGACTAAAATCTGTGTATTATGATTAAGAAAACACTTTATTTTGGAAACCCAGCCTATCTATCATTAAGAAATGCCCAATTAATAATAAGATTACCGGAAGTTGTTGATAATGACACTCTCCCTGAATATTTTAAACAAGTATCAGAAGTGTCCAAACCGATAGAGGATATCGGTGTTATAGTATTGGATCATAAACAGATAACTATCACTTCAGGGGTATTGGAGGCATTCCTTGAAAATAATTGTGCTGTTCTGACATGTGACAGTAAAAGTATGCCGGTAGGTTTATTACTTCCTCTACATGGAAATACTACACAGAACGAGAGGTTTAGGCAGCAGTTGGATGCTTCTCTGCCATTGTCGAAACAACTTTGGCAGCAGACGATAAAAGCTAAGATAGAGAATCAGGCAGCAGTGTTAAAAGAGTGTACCGGAGAAGAGATAAAATGCATGAAAGTTTGGGCGGCCAATGTGAGAAGTGGAGATCCGGATAATCAAGAAGCTCGTGCTGCAGCTTATTATTGGAAAAACTTGTTTCGGATAGAAGGTTTTACAAGAGATATTGGGAATACATCACCACAACCGCTATAATGCTTATTGCATGGCAGATGATATTATGGAGCCATATCGTCCCTATGTAGATAGATTAGTTTATAGCATAGTTAGGCAAGGGGGAAATTACGCTGAGTTGACAAAAGAGTTGAAAGTCCGATTACTGACTATTCCTACATTGGAAACCAATATTGCCGGAAAACGAAGTCCGTTAATGGTAGCAGTTGGACAGACTACTGCTTCTTTGTATAAGTGCTTTAGTGGAGAATTGCGTAAAATATCCTATCCGGAAATTTGATGGACCGATTTAGTGAATATCGTGTTATGTGGGTACTTGTACTATTTGATTTGCCTACTGAAACGAAAAAGGATAAAAAGGCATATACAGATTTTAGGAAGAATCTGCAAAAGGATGGCTTTACAATGTTTCAATTTTCCATTTATGTTCGTCATTGCGCCAGTAGCGAAAATGCAGAAGTACATATAAAAAGAGTTAAATCTTTTCTCCCGGAGCATGGGAATGTAGGAATTATGTGTATTACAGATAAGCAATTTGGAAATATTGAACTTTTCTATGGTAAGAAAACAATGTCGGTGAATACTCCGGGTCAGCAATTAGAACTGTTCTAAAAAGAAAAATCCTGCCATTGTGCAGGATTTTTCATAGGAAATAACATCAATTTTTTTATTCTGATTTGTTTTGTAAGTCATTAATTAATAAAATCTTACAAAGATCGTGATGTTTCCGATACTTCAAAGATACTAAAATGAAAGCAAATCACAACTTCTGTATCCGTTGTATCAGTTTCCATTCTGATGTTTCCGATACTTCAAAGATACTAAAATGAAAGCAAATCACAACTCAAAGAAGATCGTCCGGAAATTAGTTTCGATGTTTCCGATACTTCAAAGATACTAAAATGAAAGCAAATCACAACAGTCGCCCGACAGCACTTTACTGATGGTGGGATGTTTCCGATACTTCAAAGATACTAAAATGAAAGCAAATCACAACAGTCGCCCGACAGCACTTTACTGATGGTGGGATGTTTCCGATACTTCAAAGATACTAAAATGAATACAAAATTCTGTATAAAGGATTAATAAATTGAGAATGTAAGATTATATAATAAATGTTGATCATACTCATTTCTATAAAAGTAGAGAAAAGTGCTATTATGATATTAATATAGATGTAGTTAGACTGAAGAGATCACAGTGTAAAGAAGAATATTTGATAACTTGTAGGAATAATAGATTTTATTTTTCCCCTCAAATATAAATTAGGCTGTAATATTTTGTATTACAGCCTAACTGATATTGTAAGATTAAAGGGGGTTAGTCCTCGATAGCAGCCTGCGCCGCAGCGACCCGTGCGATAGGTACACGATAAGGACTGCAACTCACGTAATTCATGT contains:
- the cas2 gene encoding CRISPR-associated endonuclease Cas2; this translates as MDRFSEYRVMWVLVLFDLPTETKKDKKAYTDFRKNLQKDGFTMFQFSIYVRHCASSENAEVHIKRVKSFLPEHGNVGIMCITDKQFGNIELFYGKKTMSVNTPGQQLELF